Proteins co-encoded in one Spirosoma endbachense genomic window:
- a CDS encoding tetratricopeptide repeat protein, giving the protein MSSLFFWSAWSRIYRSTYLVSLFFVAVSVILFIIAWAQGLGNVVHWNVLSELNELPVTFQTFSDGLLDYAVNSKAYAVSEQFVASPMQIRPGVATAFLIGISIAFIVLISAVTRFDRVRYLVSMAALILGLAFFRWEMLEIPGLGGNYLFLILTFVFGSVSYYFHAFRADYPITVRLAVFTLLTIVVAALLGALSPVAFPAMIVVSYGMPVLLVFSIGFIFFIAAEIIAGLVWITSAGKPEGSSPQVSQRRTLGFNNFLIVSFLYLINLALIWLKNTRSIDWDILAISPFVLYLTSVMLGIWGFRRLIQQQDAVSFRDSGAYLYAGLALLTTLTMAYAFATANDPLVELFEDVIVYTHLAMGLCFVAYVVINFLPIYQQNLPVYRILYKPKRLELSLFRIVGVVGVVVLLASGGLITFRQGVAGYYNGLGDYYRVSNEPTSANAFYNLALEQEFQNHKSNYSLASLALSQNNQTAAAFYFQQALLKQPNPQDYVGLSQTYLQTDLFFEAVKTLQRGLRAFPGSGELQNNLGYLYTRTSVADSAYYYLKAATGNVSRDEVPESNLLAFYARNPSVLAADSTLAKNTAKSTYESYQANALVLRMVAQSQLARPDTTQPEKPAWLTESIANQGLSVGRFASLYNYALTNQRSDTSLTATIQRLSTDPVNQDFTDDLLLARAVAEYNRKNHVDAFGLMNQLAESDQQNGAAYRSIAGIWFLEQGLYRRAAETFAYNSDTTSIYYRAVALTKANDLAIAQSFWETASRNDPAVAALKQVLYTERKPETDLEKAFYATYRLDDLNRGAYWETIKDPSLKTVSGVALVNNYLDDLQWRNAQLILSGLPDSDQITPVAVSMRTIAALRLSAFRRSVGSAETMANKPILPHYQAERTYWLGQTYDRTRQFAKAQQSYQKAIQLAPLNPQIVSAAAQLKRQQKQSREAYDFVVKALPYNEDNAELLKTYINLSLDLSLRDYAENGLEKLQVATTPADYQAFLTTYQEKLASIENSRQKFLQ; this is encoded by the coding sequence ATGTCATCCTTATTTTTCTGGTCTGCGTGGAGCCGGATTTACCGGTCTACGTATTTAGTAAGTCTTTTTTTTGTAGCCGTAAGTGTGATTCTGTTCATCATTGCCTGGGCACAGGGGTTGGGCAATGTTGTTCACTGGAATGTTTTGAGCGAACTGAACGAATTGCCCGTTACGTTTCAAACCTTTTCGGATGGCTTACTCGACTACGCCGTAAATAGCAAAGCCTATGCCGTTTCCGAACAGTTTGTAGCCTCGCCTATGCAGATTCGGCCGGGTGTAGCTACGGCTTTTTTGATTGGAATAAGCATTGCTTTTATCGTACTGATAAGCGCGGTTACCCGCTTTGATCGGGTGCGCTATTTGGTTAGTATGGCTGCCCTGATCCTTGGATTGGCCTTTTTTCGTTGGGAGATGCTCGAGATTCCGGGCCTGGGTGGCAACTACCTGTTTCTGATCCTGACGTTCGTGTTTGGATCGGTGAGTTATTACTTTCATGCCTTTCGGGCCGATTATCCGATTACGGTGCGGCTGGCCGTTTTTACGCTGCTAACAATTGTTGTAGCCGCTCTATTGGGCGCATTATCACCCGTAGCCTTTCCGGCTATGATCGTGGTGAGCTATGGAATGCCGGTCTTACTCGTATTCAGCATTGGCTTTATATTTTTCATTGCGGCCGAGATTATTGCCGGATTAGTCTGGATTACGTCGGCGGGAAAACCCGAAGGATCGTCTCCGCAGGTAAGCCAACGGCGAACATTGGGGTTTAATAATTTCCTGATTGTCAGTTTTTTGTATCTAATCAATCTGGCACTCATCTGGCTTAAAAACACCCGGTCCATTGATTGGGATATACTGGCTATCAGTCCATTCGTCTTATATCTGACATCCGTAATGCTGGGCATCTGGGGTTTTCGGCGGTTGATCCAGCAGCAGGACGCGGTCTCCTTCCGGGATTCAGGCGCGTATCTGTACGCGGGGCTGGCCTTACTTACTACACTGACAATGGCTTATGCGTTTGCAACGGCCAACGACCCGCTGGTCGAGCTGTTTGAGGATGTTATTGTTTATACGCACTTAGCGATGGGGCTGTGTTTTGTCGCTTATGTCGTCATAAATTTTCTGCCTATCTACCAGCAGAACCTGCCCGTTTATCGAATCCTTTATAAACCCAAACGGCTTGAATTAAGCCTGTTTCGGATAGTAGGTGTCGTTGGTGTCGTTGTTTTGCTGGCATCGGGTGGGCTGATCACGTTCCGGCAGGGAGTGGCTGGCTACTACAATGGGCTGGGTGATTATTACAGGGTTAGTAATGAGCCGACGTCGGCCAATGCGTTTTATAATCTGGCGCTGGAACAGGAATTTCAGAACCACAAGTCCAATTACTCACTGGCATCGCTGGCTTTGTCGCAGAATAACCAGACAGCAGCGGCTTTTTATTTCCAGCAGGCTTTACTGAAACAGCCAAACCCACAGGATTATGTTGGATTAAGCCAGACCTATCTGCAAACGGATTTGTTTTTTGAAGCCGTTAAAACCCTGCAACGGGGTCTGCGGGCATTTCCCGGTAGTGGCGAATTACAGAATAATCTTGGCTACCTCTACACCCGAACGAGTGTGGCCGACTCCGCTTATTACTATCTGAAAGCGGCAACGGGAAATGTTTCCCGCGATGAGGTGCCCGAATCGAATCTGTTAGCGTTCTATGCACGAAATCCCAGCGTATTGGCGGCTGATTCGACCCTGGCTAAAAACACGGCAAAGTCTACTTATGAGTCATATCAGGCCAATGCACTGGTACTTCGGATGGTGGCTCAGTCTCAGCTTGCCCGGCCAGACACCACTCAGCCAGAAAAACCTGCCTGGTTAACAGAGTCGATCGCTAATCAGGGGTTGAGCGTTGGGCGATTTGCCAGTTTATACAATTATGCACTAACCAACCAGCGATCTGACACCAGTCTGACAGCAACAATTCAACGGCTGTCTACTGATCCCGTCAATCAGGATTTTACGGATGATTTATTGCTGGCCCGTGCGGTTGCCGAATACAACCGGAAGAATCATGTAGATGCGTTCGGTCTGATGAATCAACTGGCAGAAAGCGACCAACAGAATGGGGCTGCTTATCGCTCCATAGCAGGTATATGGTTTTTGGAGCAGGGACTCTATCGTCGGGCGGCTGAAACATTCGCTTACAATTCGGATACGACATCGATTTACTACCGCGCCGTAGCGTTGACAAAAGCGAACGATCTGGCGATTGCGCAATCGTTTTGGGAAACGGCTTCAAGAAATGATCCGGCAGTAGCCGCTTTAAAACAGGTTCTGTATACGGAGCGTAAGCCCGAAACGGATCTGGAAAAAGCATTTTATGCAACTTACCGATTGGATGATCTCAACCGGGGAGCCTACTGGGAAACCATAAAGGACCCGAGCCTGAAAACGGTTTCGGGGGTTGCTCTGGTGAATAATTACCTCGATGACTTGCAATGGCGAAATGCACAGTTGATCTTATCGGGGTTGCCCGATTCGGATCAGATTACTCCGGTAGCCGTTTCGATGCGAACCATCGCGGCCCTGCGATTGTCGGCCTTTCGGCGTAGTGTCGGCTCGGCGGAAACGATGGCGAATAAACCCATTCTGCCGCATTATCAGGCTGAACGGACTTACTGGCTTGGTCAGACCTATGACCGGACGCGCCAGTTTGCCAAAGCACAGCAGTCTTATCAAAAAGCCATTCAACTGGCTCCGCTAAATCCCCAGATCGTTTCGGCAGCTGCTCAGCTTAAAAGGCAGCAGAAGCAGTCCAGAGAAGCTTACGATTTTGTGGTGAAAGCACTGCCCTATAATGAGGATAATGCCGAATTGCTCAAGACCTACATTAACCTTAGTCTTGATTTGAGCCTTCGTGATTATGCTGAAAACGGCCTGGAAAAGCTTCAGGTAGCTACAACACCCGCCGATTATCAGGCGTTTCTGACAACTTATCAGGAAAAATTGGCGTCAATCGAAAACAGCCGTCAAAAATTCCTTCAATAA
- a CDS encoding aldo/keto reductase: MEYRQLGDSDLSVSVITFGAWAAGGWMWGGTEQTGAIEAIRASYDLGVTAIDTAPVYGQGASEEIVGEAIKGIPRDKIQILTKYGMRWDLTKGDFGFKSQDNSGNPIDIYRYAGKESIIKECEDSLKRLGTDYIDLYQMHWPNKTTPIEESMEAVLRLIEQGKVRQAGVSNYSAVQMQQAETVVKLAANQVPFSMLNQSINALLVPYCLEHKKGILAYSPMERGLLTGKIKPGHQFAEGDHRTSYRFFKEQNIVQANDLLEKLKPLADEKNASLSQLVIRWTIEQPGITAALAGARNAEQAIQNAKAIDISLSADELEFINQQIQELELV, encoded by the coding sequence ATGGAATACAGACAACTGGGAGACTCCGATTTATCCGTTTCCGTTATCACATTTGGCGCATGGGCCGCTGGAGGCTGGATGTGGGGTGGTACCGAACAAACAGGAGCCATTGAAGCCATAAGAGCCTCCTACGACCTGGGCGTAACCGCTATCGACACAGCACCCGTCTATGGGCAAGGCGCCAGTGAGGAAATTGTTGGCGAGGCTATAAAAGGTATTCCACGCGACAAAATACAGATCCTGACGAAGTACGGTATGCGCTGGGATCTTACCAAAGGCGATTTCGGATTTAAAAGTCAGGACAATTCCGGGAACCCCATTGACATCTACCGATACGCTGGAAAAGAAAGTATCATTAAAGAATGCGAAGACAGTCTGAAGCGGTTAGGGACCGACTATATCGATCTATACCAAATGCACTGGCCCAACAAAACCACCCCCATCGAAGAAAGCATGGAAGCGGTGTTGCGGTTAATCGAACAAGGCAAAGTGCGTCAGGCAGGAGTGAGTAACTATTCTGCGGTGCAGATGCAGCAAGCGGAAACCGTTGTAAAACTAGCGGCTAACCAAGTTCCGTTCAGCATGCTCAACCAGTCAATCAATGCGTTGCTCGTTCCTTACTGCCTCGAACATAAAAAAGGTATTCTGGCCTATAGCCCCATGGAGCGGGGATTACTCACCGGAAAAATCAAACCCGGCCATCAGTTTGCGGAAGGCGACCATCGGACAAGTTATCGGTTCTTTAAAGAACAAAACATTGTTCAGGCCAACGATTTATTAGAAAAACTCAAACCATTGGCCGATGAAAAAAATGCCAGCCTGAGCCAGTTAGTCATTCGCTGGACAATCGAACAACCGGGTATAACGGCGGCTCTGGCAGGCGCCCGTAACGCCGAACAGGCCATTCAAAATGCAAAAGCTATTGACATCAGCCTATCGGCAGATGAACTGGAGTTTATAAACCAGCAGATACAGGAACTGGAGCTAGTGTAA
- the malQ gene encoding 4-alpha-glucanotransferase, translating into MLQQRSSGLLLHITSLPSAHGVGDLGPEAYRFADFLYASGQTYWQILPLTPVDPGSGFSPYSSPSAFAGNILLISLEKLADENLLSPDDLAVFNEQPLHDISVSEAPATSGDVPSAVLAGPLILAPSTLHAAWIKKRPLLQLAADTFLRDATPAQRSDYDRFCAWQADWLDDYALFTALQDETGESTWVRWPEEIVRRDPAALARQRELLHDRIEEVKVLQYFFFRQWNELIAYCYTRKIHLIGDIPIYVQFNSTEVWANPTLFKLDANFQPLFVAGAPPDYFSEYGQRWGNPIYDWEEHRRTGFAWWMHRLRHQMSLYSLTRLDHFLGFAIYWEIPASEPTAKVGEWVKAPIEAFMHAMHRQFVNLPVIAEDLGARTADMQPHLRHYGIPGMRVIQFGFGDDLPTSSHGVHNHTENVVVYSGTHDNNTTLGWFKEVTEETRQKLNDYIGFPITSENIADQICRLTMQSVARLAIMPVQDILNLDETNRMNTPGLGGRSWQWRLQPGQLTDEVAEKLMKLTEMTGRTEGS; encoded by the coding sequence ATGCTTCAACAACGTTCAAGCGGCCTGTTGCTCCACATCACATCATTGCCTTCAGCGCACGGCGTCGGCGATTTAGGACCAGAAGCCTACCGCTTCGCTGATTTTCTGTATGCTTCCGGGCAAACCTATTGGCAGATATTGCCATTGACTCCCGTAGACCCTGGTTCGGGGTTTTCTCCCTATAGTAGTCCGTCGGCTTTTGCCGGGAATATATTGCTGATTAGTCTGGAGAAACTGGCTGATGAAAATCTATTGAGTCCAGATGATCTGGCAGTATTTAATGAACAGCCACTTCACGACATTTCGGTGAGTGAAGCCCCCGCCACATCAGGTGATGTGCCATCGGCGGTACTTGCCGGACCGCTTATTCTGGCACCTTCTACACTTCATGCCGCCTGGATTAAAAAGCGGCCTTTGCTGCAACTGGCGGCTGATACGTTTCTCCGTGATGCCACACCCGCCCAACGCAGCGATTATGATCGATTTTGTGCATGGCAAGCCGATTGGCTTGATGATTATGCTTTGTTTACGGCTTTGCAGGACGAAACGGGTGAGTCGACCTGGGTGCGCTGGCCGGAAGAGATCGTCCGGCGTGACCCGGCTGCGCTGGCCCGTCAAAGGGAGTTGCTTCACGATCGGATTGAAGAAGTTAAGGTGCTGCAATATTTCTTTTTTCGGCAATGGAATGAACTGATCGCCTATTGCTATACCCGAAAAATTCACCTTATCGGCGACATTCCGATCTACGTTCAGTTCAATAGCACAGAAGTCTGGGCGAATCCGACTTTGTTTAAACTGGATGCCAACTTTCAGCCGCTATTTGTGGCGGGGGCTCCACCCGATTATTTTAGCGAATATGGTCAGCGGTGGGGCAACCCGATTTATGATTGGGAAGAACATCGGCGAACAGGTTTTGCGTGGTGGATGCATCGGTTACGGCATCAAATGTCGCTATACAGCCTGACGCGCCTGGACCATTTTTTGGGTTTTGCCATCTATTGGGAAATTCCGGCGAGTGAACCAACTGCTAAGGTAGGCGAGTGGGTGAAAGCACCTATTGAGGCATTCATGCACGCCATGCACCGACAATTCGTGAATTTACCTGTGATTGCCGAAGATTTGGGCGCGCGTACTGCCGACATGCAACCGCATTTGCGTCATTATGGCATTCCGGGTATGCGTGTCATTCAATTTGGCTTCGGCGATGATTTGCCGACTTCCTCTCATGGTGTTCATAATCATACCGAAAATGTGGTCGTCTATTCGGGCACACACGATAATAACACAACGCTCGGCTGGTTTAAGGAAGTTACCGAAGAAACCCGCCAGAAATTGAATGACTATATTGGTTTTCCTATTACCAGCGAAAACATTGCCGATCAGATTTGCCGCCTAACGATGCAATCAGTTGCCCGTCTCGCCATCATGCCGGTACAGGATATCCTGAATCTTGATGAAACCAACCGCATGAATACACCTGGTCTGGGTGGGCGAAGCTGGCAATGGCGATTACAGCCAGGACAACTGACTGACGAAGTAGCCGAAAAACTAATGAAACTCACCGAAATGACTGGAAGAACGGAAGGGTCCTAA
- the atpD gene encoding F0F1 ATP synthase subunit beta — protein MSTATAVNTGKITQIIGPVVDVSFEGEGTRIPAILDALKVTKANGQQVILEVQQHLGEDRVRAIAMDSTDGLYRGLDVVDLGHQITMPTGEGIRGRLFNVVGDAIDGIPQPKTTGVGLPIHRPSPKFEDLATSTEVLFTGIKVIDLLEPYAKGGKIGLFGGAGVGKTVLIQELINNIAKAYSGLSVFAGVGERTREGNDLLREMIEAGIIKYGEAFKHSMEEGGWDLSKVDMAEMTKSQATFVFGQMNEPPGARARVALSGLTIAEHFRDGDGEGAGRDILFFVDNIFRFTQAGSEVSALLGRMPSAVGYQPTLATEMGVMQERITSTKRGSITSVQAVYVPADDLTDPAPATTFAHLDATTVLSRKISELGIYPAVDPLDSTSRILTAEILGDEHYNTAQRVKEILQRYKELQDIIAILGLEELSEEDKLVVSRARRVQRFLSQPFFVAEQFTGLKGVLVPIEDTIKGFNEIIDGKHDRLPEAAFNLVGTIEDAMAKGEKMLKEAGQ, from the coding sequence ATGAGTACGGCAACGGCAGTCAATACGGGTAAGATTACGCAAATAATCGGGCCAGTTGTGGACGTGAGTTTTGAGGGCGAAGGCACTCGGATTCCGGCCATTCTGGATGCCCTCAAAGTAACTAAAGCCAATGGGCAACAGGTCATTCTGGAGGTTCAACAACACCTCGGCGAAGACCGTGTTCGCGCCATCGCCATGGACTCGACCGACGGCCTGTATCGCGGCTTAGACGTCGTTGACCTCGGCCACCAAATCACCATGCCAACAGGCGAAGGCATTCGTGGACGACTTTTCAACGTCGTTGGTGACGCGATCGATGGTATTCCCCAACCTAAAACAACAGGCGTTGGATTACCGATTCACCGGCCGTCGCCAAAATTCGAAGACCTCGCTACCTCAACTGAAGTACTATTTACTGGTATAAAAGTAATTGACTTACTCGAACCTTATGCAAAAGGCGGCAAAATCGGCCTTTTTGGTGGTGCTGGTGTAGGCAAAACGGTATTGATTCAGGAATTGATCAACAACATCGCCAAGGCTTATTCAGGTCTTTCGGTGTTTGCTGGTGTAGGTGAGCGTACCCGCGAAGGAAATGACCTGCTTCGCGAAATGATCGAAGCGGGGATCATCAAATATGGTGAAGCCTTCAAACATTCGATGGAAGAAGGTGGTTGGGATCTTTCCAAAGTAGATATGGCGGAAATGACCAAAAGCCAGGCAACCTTCGTATTCGGACAAATGAACGAGCCTCCGGGAGCACGCGCCCGCGTTGCCCTGTCAGGACTGACCATTGCCGAACACTTCCGCGATGGTGATGGCGAAGGTGCTGGTCGTGACATCTTATTCTTCGTCGATAACATTTTCCGCTTCACCCAGGCAGGTTCCGAGGTATCGGCTCTGTTGGGACGGATGCCGTCGGCCGTTGGTTATCAGCCAACGCTGGCTACCGAGATGGGTGTCATGCAGGAGCGTATTACCTCGACCAAGCGCGGTTCGATCACATCGGTACAGGCCGTTTACGTACCTGCCGATGACTTGACTGACCCAGCTCCGGCAACAACGTTTGCTCACCTTGATGCTACGACCGTATTGAGCCGAAAAATCTCCGAGCTGGGTATCTATCCAGCCGTGGATCCGCTCGATTCTACCTCCCGGATTCTGACCGCCGAAATTCTCGGTGATGAACATTACAACACGGCTCAGCGCGTAAAAGAGATTCTGCAGCGCTACAAAGAATTGCAGGATATCATCGCCATTTTGGGCCTTGAAGAATTATCGGAAGAAGACAAACTCGTCGTTTCGCGCGCTCGTCGTGTACAGCGCTTCCTGTCGCAGCCGTTCTTCGTAGCTGAGCAGTTCACTGGTTTGAAAGGGGTTCTGGTTCCTATCGAAGACACGATCAAAGGGTTTAACGAAATCATTGACGGTAAGCATGACCGTCTTCCTGAAGCCGCTTTCAACCTCGTCGGTACAATCGAAGATGCCATGGCGAAAGGTGAGAAAATGCTAAAAGAAGCGGGACAATAG